The following proteins are encoded in a genomic region of Bosea beijingensis:
- a CDS encoding peroxidase family protein — MVNIVRHDLEFILRQIKIAEAHSSGTPLDQIYVDANGNVVAANAPGAVLAISHPLAPAGLRTVDGSYNNMIDGRSEWGAADNPFAHLADPSYRNETDDSIGLGPGQVLTNGNYGSPGSVVDADPRLISNLIVDQTLDNPAAIYAALAYAGAPATNLLTTTQAIHAAFETAKAAFIAANPGATPLQAVEAATASTAVGALLATHGIEMEGSSVVLPNVAPDEGLSAPFNSWFTLFGQFFDHGLDLVAKQGSTIYIPLSQDDPLYNPASPQTNFMVLTRTTPGAVNLTTPFVDQNQTYSSTASKQLFMREYDFSTGEPLSTGRLLSGANGLATWADVKAQALKLGFQLTDADVGNIPLFAMDEYGEYIRGTGGLPQVIAGLRPDGSPILVSGNLLTPVNVSAIQLAVGTVVATSNPNAPNTITAGETVSAVRTGHAFIDDIAHNAVFKGLVDPDRNPGTINSVMQTPDSDTVAGNQIIPNAAGVALTYDDELLNAHYVTGDGRGNENIGLSAVHHVFHSEHNRTVEQIKQRAIESGDAAFLNEWLRVDVAANLTAAQVAALNPASLAWDGERLFQAARFTTEMQYQHLVFEEFARKVQPDVDAFVFNPSTDINPAIFAEFAHVIYRFGHSMLREDVAQTYADGTSGDLTLFDAFLNPLAFGGPKLDANGNPIAGTNLTHDEAAGAIVRGMTSQHGNEIDEFVTNVLRNQLLGIPLDLAAINIARGRDTGMPSLNEAREQFRAMANGDSQLDPYTSWTDFALNMKNPASIVNFVAAYGTHETITGATTSDAKRDAAMKIVFGGTGAPVDRLDFLNAKGAYAGGSLGGLNDVDLWVGGLAEKKMPFGGMLGSTFAFVFELQLENLQNGDRFYYLSRVQGLNFLNELENNSFAKMVLNNTDLGAEGYALPGDIFSVPDHVIYMDARDQAKFRVPEAVHEDPFLQALSAFVERRDAAGNLIEYQRNPDGTLARDPVTGNAILLGTSIGIGQVAASVRVNTADHVLIQGTDGDDVIVSGGGDDSVWGRGGNDRIEAGYGVDKIHGGDGDDIITNSGTDIGATDMLHGEGGNDVIHAGSGLALVFGNEGKDVLITGPDGKEAFGGLGDDFILGGEGGDFLLGNEGDDWIEGGGGFDTTAGDNSELFFNSTIIGHDVMFAGTDEHDFDAESGDDIMVQGESVMRNEGMLGFDWAIHKGNPQDADDDLLTPIFTTDAQDILRDRFDAVEALSGWTGNDSLKGDNRGNVPAAGEVPAGPPLAGAEGTMVGHELSQAGVNRIDGLRAVLGDWASAQPAGATLAQLEALTAFDRGNILLGGAGNDVIEGRGGDDVIDGDAWLNVKIVIKDTSGLEIATTDGLTKTLVMSGAAATNPLYASWAGRALSELMVSGAINPTQLNIGREIRDHGTGAPGTGTDTAVFWDASENYTFSRGADGSYIVSHTGFDAANRPAGTNFVSDGIDKLWNIERLRFSDGEFSISQLFNELPTGAPVINDANGGTPTEGQGLTVSTAGIADGNGIVPPFSYQWQLSTNGGTTWTNIANATGATFTPTQAQVAGLLRIGVSFTDGAGNLETVFSAQTGVVGDDWDAVPVLFNTFNGTAGDDIADGTSGFIGLGANDTLNGNAGNDILNGAGGTDTLNGGAGDDRLDGGAGNSDVAVYAGLANTFGFSLNGTGQLVVTHLAPGAINEGTDTLTTIEQLRFAGTTYALVNGSNAAGTSAGGAGADIILGHGGADTLTGAGGNDILVGGAGNDTVNGGAGNDLALIRVNDGRDFIDGGANTDTVHIMGNDTAEIFRIYSRAAADAAGFTGLNANTEIVITRNGTGNASIIAELDNIEEIVINGLGGGDTFTPIGSFVGTSLATSTITIEGGTGNDQVDVSSLLSAHRIVFKSNGGNDTILGTLRTQDEIQVPAGTNLTDYVATANANGTTTLSNGTHSITYATAGTPTIGEEPDATPRGAFEMTARDLEGLKKLVNGQMPFDDDDDAEGALGPREVSGHGNNEGNPSSGQADTPFIRLTDARYGAADASIGNRGLNPIYDGLDPRAISNILGAQEAGLPHAGNNANIFFMAFGQYVDHGLDFLPKNAANGTIQIGAPGTGHPGQGNPADLTRGEVYATEGGVPQHLNKTSAYVDQNQAYGSHNLVTQFLREGDGNGGLTSHLLKGAVDPSNPSFNLLPTLREAIQHHWANNTVFHDPSLPGGQIAFRDYYSNYPISEGVTGDLVDQFGGFDPQVYSKLANNFMGSSQALLLDSNPFISLLDHYVAGDGRTNENFALTSMHTIWARNHNFHADQLEAAGFEGTEQELFDAAKIINEAEYQRVVFNEYADTLLGGLRSRDGSGGDHGHDGYNAEADAGVSHEFAAAAFRFGHSLIGQTLTVMDANGQPKQVNLVDAFLNPTNDASAFPNPLPPGYVPQPGYAQYGVGAILQGVATQPAEEVDFNIVDAVRNDLVRIQADLFSFNLARGRDVGLGTLNQIRNDLATSTNSYVREAVGFAGNMSAYQSWEDFQQRNGLSDVVIAQFKQAYPDLVLDTPAKLAAFVAANPDIQLVNGNTVKGIDRVDFWLGGLAEQHVNGGIVGQTFWVVLHEQFDRLQEADRFYYKDRLEAFDFYDAFIDGQEFSDIVARNTGLTDLAEHIFEVDDEDDAGNGGEDDDEDDEDDDGTPTNPGDDDEDEDDEEDEDDDEDDDDDDDPSCGCGDDDEDDDGPGTPAPNPNPSTGGALRTGTAAADVLIGTANADNLIGLAGDDTLIGDAGADAISAGEGEDFIDAGDGRDVVFAGAGDDQVFGGGGVDMLYGEAGNDRIFGGAGNDLIEGGTGNDTVVAGAGDDRIIGAPGDGDDTYFGDEIDGGTGIDTLDFSTITANLTVDLGNGLNGRGSAASSQSGTDTLWSIENVATGSGSDVITASDAVNVMEGGTGNDTFRFLSTVGADGDTILDFQPGDRLDLSAIDADAGQAGNQSFTLVNGGSFTTAAQLTVTYETRVDGEYTIVKGNVDGATDAEFQINLKGSHNLTANSFTV; from the coding sequence CCCGCAGACCAACTTCATGGTGCTGACGCGCACGACGCCCGGCGCCGTCAACCTGACGACGCCCTTTGTCGACCAGAACCAGACCTACAGCTCGACCGCGTCGAAGCAGCTCTTCATGCGCGAGTACGACTTTTCCACCGGCGAGCCGCTCTCCACCGGAAGGCTGCTCTCCGGCGCCAACGGGCTGGCGACGTGGGCGGACGTGAAGGCCCAGGCGCTGAAGCTCGGCTTCCAGTTGACCGACGCCGACGTCGGCAACATCCCGCTGTTCGCCATGGACGAGTACGGCGAGTACATCCGCGGAACCGGCGGACTGCCGCAGGTGATCGCGGGCCTGCGCCCCGACGGAAGCCCGATCCTGGTCTCCGGCAACCTTCTGACTCCTGTCAATGTCTCTGCGATCCAGCTCGCGGTCGGCACGGTGGTCGCGACGTCCAATCCGAACGCCCCCAACACCATCACGGCCGGCGAGACGGTCTCCGCCGTCCGCACCGGACACGCGTTCATCGATGACATCGCCCACAACGCGGTGTTCAAGGGCCTCGTCGATCCCGACCGGAACCCCGGAACTATCAACTCGGTGATGCAGACCCCCGACAGCGATACTGTCGCCGGGAACCAGATCATCCCGAACGCCGCAGGCGTCGCGCTGACCTACGACGACGAACTGCTCAACGCCCACTACGTTACCGGCGACGGCCGCGGCAACGAGAACATCGGCCTCTCGGCGGTCCACCACGTGTTCCACTCGGAGCACAATCGCACGGTCGAGCAGATCAAGCAGCGCGCCATCGAATCCGGCGACGCCGCCTTCCTGAACGAGTGGCTCCGGGTGGACGTCGCCGCCAACCTGACCGCCGCGCAGGTCGCCGCCCTCAATCCCGCCAGCTTGGCATGGGACGGCGAGCGCCTGTTCCAGGCCGCGCGCTTCACGACTGAGATGCAGTACCAGCACCTCGTCTTCGAGGAGTTCGCGCGCAAGGTGCAGCCCGACGTGGACGCCTTCGTCTTCAACCCGTCGACCGACATCAATCCGGCGATCTTCGCCGAGTTCGCGCACGTCATCTACCGCTTCGGCCACTCGATGCTGCGCGAGGACGTCGCCCAGACCTACGCCGACGGCACGAGTGGCGACCTGACCCTGTTCGACGCCTTCCTCAACCCGCTGGCGTTCGGCGGGCCCAAGCTCGATGCGAACGGGAACCCGATCGCGGGGACCAATCTCACCCACGACGAGGCCGCCGGCGCGATCGTGCGCGGCATGACCAGCCAGCACGGCAACGAGATCGACGAGTTCGTCACCAACGTCCTGCGCAACCAGTTGCTCGGGATCCCGCTCGACCTCGCCGCGATCAACATCGCCCGCGGCCGCGACACCGGGATGCCGTCCCTGAACGAGGCGCGCGAGCAGTTCCGTGCGATGGCTAACGGCGACAGCCAGCTCGACCCCTATACGAGCTGGACCGACTTCGCGCTCAACATGAAGAATCCGGCCTCGATCGTGAACTTCGTCGCCGCCTACGGCACGCACGAGACGATCACGGGCGCGACGACCTCAGACGCCAAGCGCGACGCGGCGATGAAGATCGTGTTCGGCGGGACCGGCGCGCCGGTAGACCGCCTCGACTTCCTCAACGCCAAGGGCGCCTACGCCGGGGGGAGCCTCGGCGGCCTCAACGACGTCGACCTCTGGGTCGGCGGCCTGGCCGAGAAGAAGATGCCATTCGGCGGCATGCTCGGCTCGACCTTCGCCTTCGTGTTCGAGCTTCAGCTCGAGAACCTGCAGAACGGCGACCGGTTCTACTATCTTTCGCGCGTCCAGGGCCTGAATTTCCTCAACGAGCTCGAGAACAACTCCTTCGCCAAGATGGTGCTGAACAACACCGACCTCGGCGCGGAGGGCTACGCCCTGCCGGGCGACATCTTCTCGGTCCCCGACCACGTCATCTACATGGACGCCCGCGACCAGGCCAAGTTCAGAGTCCCGGAGGCGGTTCACGAGGATCCGTTCCTCCAGGCGCTATCGGCCTTCGTCGAGCGCCGCGACGCGGCCGGCAACCTGATCGAATACCAGCGCAATCCCGACGGCACTCTCGCCCGTGATCCGGTGACCGGAAACGCGATCCTGCTCGGGACCAGCATCGGCATCGGACAAGTTGCTGCCTCGGTCCGCGTCAACACCGCCGACCACGTCCTGATCCAGGGCACCGACGGCGACGACGTCATCGTCTCCGGCGGCGGCGACGACAGCGTCTGGGGCCGCGGCGGCAACGACCGCATCGAGGCCGGCTACGGCGTCGACAAGATCCACGGCGGCGACGGCGACGACATCATCACCAACTCGGGCACCGACATCGGCGCCACCGACATGCTGCACGGCGAGGGCGGCAACGACGTCATCCACGCCGGCAGCGGGCTGGCGCTGGTCTTCGGCAACGAGGGCAAGGACGTCCTCATCACCGGTCCCGACGGCAAGGAGGCCTTCGGCGGCCTCGGGGACGACTTCATCCTCGGCGGCGAGGGCGGCGACTTCCTGCTCGGCAACGAGGGCGACGACTGGATCGAGGGCGGCGGCGGATTCGACACCACCGCCGGCGACAACTCCGAGCTGTTCTTCAACTCGACCATCATCGGCCACGACGTGATGTTCGCGGGCACCGACGAGCACGATTTCGACGCCGAGTCCGGCGACGACATCATGGTCCAGGGCGAGAGCGTGATGCGCAACGAGGGCATGCTCGGCTTCGACTGGGCCATCCACAAGGGCAATCCCCAGGACGCCGACGACGACCTCCTCACGCCGATCTTCACGACCGACGCGCAGGATATCCTGCGGGATCGCTTCGACGCTGTCGAGGCGCTCTCCGGCTGGACCGGCAACGACTCGCTGAAGGGCGACAACCGGGGCAACGTCCCGGCCGCCGGAGAGGTCCCCGCCGGACCGCCGCTGGCGGGCGCAGAGGGCACGATGGTCGGGCACGAGCTCTCCCAGGCCGGCGTCAACCGGATCGACGGCCTGCGCGCCGTGCTCGGCGACTGGGCCTCGGCCCAGCCCGCTGGCGCGACCCTGGCACAGCTCGAGGCGCTCACCGCCTTCGACCGCGGCAACATCCTGCTCGGCGGCGCCGGTAACGACGTGATCGAAGGGCGCGGCGGCGACGACGTGATCGATGGCGACGCCTGGCTCAACGTCAAGATCGTCATCAAGGATACGAGCGGCCTCGAGATCGCGACCACGGACGGCCTGACCAAGACCCTCGTCATGAGCGGGGCGGCGGCTACCAACCCCCTCTATGCCTCGTGGGCCGGGCGCGCGCTCAGCGAGTTGATGGTCAGCGGCGCCATCAACCCGACCCAGCTCAACATCGGCCGGGAGATCAGGGACCACGGCACCGGCGCGCCCGGGACGGGGACGGACACCGCGGTCTTCTGGGACGCCTCCGAGAACTACACCTTCAGCCGCGGGGCGGACGGGTCCTACATCGTCAGCCACACCGGCTTCGACGCGGCCAACCGGCCGGCTGGAACCAACTTCGTCTCGGACGGCATCGACAAGCTGTGGAACATCGAGAGGCTCAGGTTCTCCGACGGCGAGTTCTCGATCAGCCAGCTCTTCAACGAACTCCCCACCGGCGCGCCGGTAATCAATGATGCCAACGGTGGCACGCCGACCGAGGGCCAGGGCCTGACGGTCTCGACCGCCGGCATTGCCGACGGCAACGGCATCGTCCCGCCGTTCTCCTACCAGTGGCAGCTGTCCACCAATGGCGGCACCACCTGGACGAACATCGCCAACGCCACCGGCGCCACCTTTACCCCGACGCAGGCCCAAGTCGCGGGCCTCCTTCGCATCGGCGTTAGCTTCACCGACGGGGCCGGAAACCTTGAAACCGTGTTCTCGGCGCAAACCGGCGTCGTCGGCGACGACTGGGATGCGGTCCCTGTCCTGTTCAACACCTTCAACGGCACGGCCGGCGACGACATTGCCGACGGCACCAGCGGCTTCATCGGGCTCGGCGCCAACGACACGTTGAACGGCAACGCGGGCAACGACATCCTGAACGGCGCCGGCGGAACCGACACGCTGAACGGCGGCGCGGGCGACGACCGCCTCGACGGCGGCGCTGGGAACAGCGACGTAGCTGTCTACGCCGGACTGGCGAACACCTTCGGCTTCAGCCTCAACGGCACCGGGCAGCTTGTCGTCACCCATCTCGCGCCCGGCGCCATCAACGAGGGCACCGACACGCTGACGACGATCGAGCAGCTCCGCTTCGCCGGGACGACCTACGCCCTGGTCAATGGCAGCAACGCGGCCGGCACCTCTGCCGGCGGCGCCGGCGCCGACATCATCCTGGGTCATGGCGGGGCCGACACACTCACTGGAGCCGGTGGCAACGACATCCTGGTCGGTGGCGCCGGTAACGACACCGTCAACGGGGGGGCCGGGAACGACCTCGCCCTCATCAGAGTCAATGACGGGCGCGACTTCATCGACGGCGGCGCCAACACCGACACCGTCCACATCATGGGCAATGACACCGCCGAGATCTTCCGGATCTACTCACGGGCGGCGGCGGATGCCGCAGGTTTCACCGGCCTCAATGCGAATACCGAGATCGTCATCACCCGGAACGGGACGGGCAACGCCTCGATCATCGCAGAACTCGACAATATCGAGGAGATCGTGATCAACGGTCTCGGCGGGGGCGACACCTTCACTCCCATCGGCAGCTTCGTCGGCACCAGCCTGGCGACCAGCACGATCACGATCGAGGGCGGCACCGGCAACGATCAGGTCGATGTGTCCTCGCTGCTCTCGGCCCATCGCATCGTTTTCAAGTCGAACGGCGGCAACGACACGATCCTGGGCACGCTGCGCACACAGGACGAGATCCAGGTCCCCGCCGGCACGAACCTCACCGACTATGTCGCGACGGCGAATGCCAACGGCACGACCACGTTGTCGAACGGCACGCATTCGATCACCTACGCAACTGCCGGAACTCCCACGATCGGCGAGGAGCCGGATGCAACCCCCCGCGGCGCCTTCGAGATGACGGCACGCGACCTGGAGGGCCTGAAGAAGCTGGTCAATGGCCAGATGCCCTTCGACGATGACGACGACGCCGAGGGTGCGCTTGGGCCGCGCGAGGTCTCCGGGCACGGCAACAATGAGGGCAACCCGTCCTCCGGCCAGGCCGACACGCCGTTCATCCGGCTGACGGACGCGCGCTATGGCGCGGCCGACGCCTCGATCGGCAACCGTGGCCTCAACCCGATCTATGACGGCCTCGATCCCCGGGCGATCTCGAACATCCTGGGAGCGCAGGAGGCGGGCCTGCCGCATGCCGGCAACAACGCCAACATATTCTTCATGGCGTTCGGCCAGTATGTCGATCACGGCCTCGACTTCCTGCCGAAGAATGCTGCCAACGGCACGATCCAGATCGGCGCGCCCGGCACCGGACATCCCGGCCAGGGCAATCCGGCCGACCTGACCCGCGGCGAGGTCTACGCCACCGAGGGCGGCGTGCCGCAGCACCTCAACAAGACCTCGGCCTATGTCGACCAGAACCAGGCCTATGGCTCGCATAACCTGGTCACCCAGTTCCTGCGCGAAGGCGACGGCAATGGCGGCCTGACCTCCCACCTGCTGAAGGGAGCGGTCGATCCGTCGAACCCGAGCTTCAACCTGCTGCCGACGCTGCGCGAGGCGATCCAGCACCACTGGGCGAACAATACGGTCTTCCACGACCCGTCCCTGCCCGGAGGCCAGATCGCCTTCCGCGACTACTACTCCAACTATCCGATCTCGGAGGGCGTCACCGGCGATCTGGTCGATCAGTTCGGCGGGTTCGATCCGCAGGTCTATTCGAAGCTGGCCAACAACTTCATGGGGTCCAGCCAGGCCCTGCTGCTCGACAGCAATCCCTTCATCAGCCTGCTGGACCACTACGTCGCCGGCGACGGCCGCACCAACGAGAACTTCGCGCTGACCTCGATGCACACCATCTGGGCGCGGAACCACAACTTCCATGCCGACCAGCTCGAGGCCGCCGGCTTCGAGGGCACGGAGCAGGAGCTCTTCGACGCGGCCAAGATCATCAACGAAGCCGAATACCAGCGCGTCGTGTTCAACGAATACGCGGACACCCTGCTCGGTGGATTGCGGTCTCGCGACGGCAGCGGCGGCGACCATGGCCATGATGGCTACAATGCCGAGGCCGATGCCGGCGTCAGCCACGAGTTCGCCGCGGCGGCCTTCCGCTTCGGCCACTCGCTGATCGGCCAGACCCTGACGGTGATGGACGCCAACGGGCAGCCCAAGCAGGTCAACCTCGTCGACGCCTTCCTGAACCCGACCAACGACGCCTCCGCTTTCCCGAACCCGCTGCCTCCCGGCTACGTCCCGCAGCCCGGCTACGCCCAATATGGCGTCGGGGCGATCCTGCAGGGGGTCGCAACGCAGCCGGCCGAGGAAGTCGATTTCAACATCGTCGACGCGGTCCGCAACGACCTCGTCCGCATCCAGGCGGACCTGTTCTCCTTCAATCTGGCCCGCGGCCGCGATGTCGGCCTGGGAACGCTGAACCAGATCCGCAACGACCTCGCGACCTCGACGAATTCCTATGTCCGGGAAGCGGTCGGGTTCGCCGGCAACATGTCGGCCTACCAGTCCTGGGAAGACTTCCAGCAGCGCAACGGCCTGAGTGACGTGGTCATCGCGCAGTTCAAGCAGGCCTATCCCGACCTCGTGCTCGACACGCCGGCGAAGCTCGCGGCCTTCGTCGCCGCGAACCCGGACATCCAGCTCGTCAACGGCAACACCGTGAAGGGCATCGACCGGGTCGACTTCTGGCTGGGCGGCCTTGCCGAACAGCACGTCAATGGCGGCATCGTCGGCCAGACCTTCTGGGTCGTCCTGCACGAGCAGTTCGACCGCCTGCAGGAAGCCGATCGCTTCTACTACAAGGATCGTCTCGAGGCCTTCGACTTCTACGACGCCTTCATCGACGGCCAGGAGTTCTCCGACATCGTCGCCCGCAATACCGGCCTGACCGATCTGGCCGAGCACATCTTCGAGGTGGATGACGAGGATGACGCCGGCAACGGCGGCGAGGATGACGACGAGGACGATGAGGACGACGACGGCACGCCGACCAATCCCGGCGATGACGACGAAGACGAGGATGATGAGGAGGACGAAGACGACGATGAGGATGACGATGACGATGACGATCCGTCCTGCGGTTGCGGCGACGATGACGAGGACGATGACGGCCCCGGCACGCCGGCGCCCAATCCGAACCCGTCGACCGGCGGCGCCCTGCGCACCGGCACGGCCGCAGCGGACGTCCTGATCGGCACGGCCAATGCCGACAACCTCATCGGCCTGGCCGGCGACGACACGCTGATCGGCGATGCCGGCGCCGATGCGATCTCGGCTGGCGAGGGGGAGGACTTCATCGATGCCGGTGACGGGCGCGACGTCGTCTTCGCCGGAGCTGGCGACGACCAGGTCTTCGGTGGCGGCGGTGTCGACATGCTCTATGGCGAAGCCGGCAACGACCGAATCTTCGGCGGCGCGGGCAACGACCTGATCGAGGGCGGCACGGGCAACGACACGGTCGTGGCGGGTGCCGGCGACGACCGGATCATCGGTGCGCCCGGCGATGGCGACGACACGTATTTCGGAGACGAGATAGACGGCGGCACCGGCATCGACACGCTCGATTTCTCGACGATCACGGCAAATCTCACCGTCGATCTCGGCAATGGCCTGAATGGACGCGGCAGTGCGGCGAGCAGCCAGAGCGGCACCGATACGCTGTGGAGCATCGAGAATGTCGCGACCGGCTCAGGCAGCGATGTGATCACGGCCAGCGACGCGGTGAACGTGATGGAGGGCGGTACCGGCAACGACACTTTCCGCTTCCTCAGCACGGTCGGCGCGGATGGCGACACCATCCTCGACTTCCAGCCGGGCGACCGTCTCGACCTAAGCGCTATCGATGCGGATGCCGGCCAGGCCGGCAACCAGAGCTTCACTCTGGTCAATGGCGGAAGCTTCACCACCGCGGCCCAGCTCACGGTCACCTACGAGACCCGGGTGGATGGCGAGTACACCATCGTCAAGGGCAACGTCGATGGGGCGACGGATGCCGAGTTCCAGATCAACCTGAAGGGCAGTCACAACCTGACGGCCAACAGCTTCACCGTCTGA
- a CDS encoding type I secretion system permease/ATPase, whose product MAPSKTLLSARKRDAARLTRGLRGIAVFLFIVSGLINLLALTGSFYMMQVYDRALTSGSIQTLAALSALAIGLYLFQGCFDVIRSQVLVRVGARFDNQIAPIAHRVTIDMPRLGFSTAEAMERGRDVDTVRSFLGGQGPGALFDLPWIPLYLAFVYFLHPWLGGLTLAGAVVLTMLTLLSEVLTRRINSETRQASVARGAIADSNARNAEVLKAMGFAPRAVARFDEINREHLALQTRSSDLGGTFGAISRVLRMILQSATLGLGAYLTIKGELSAGAIIAASVASARALAPVDLAIANWKPFVAARMAFQRLRETMTALSKAVEPMELPAPRQSLKIDKITVAAPGSGQVLLSDASFDVQAGKAVGIIGPSGGGKTTLVRAITGIWPILRGAVRLDGAELEQWPEETIGHHLGYLPQEVALLDATVEENISRLAESADPAKVVEAATAAGIHEMILRLPLGYKTQLGPQGTALSAGQRQRIGLARALYGNPFLVIMDEPNSNLDGEGEAALTAAIEQVKARGGIVLIVAHRPSALQAVDDVGLIQGGKLVAFGPRDKILAPAQPRVGTSAAPSAPAPAPAAAPFNGERGVSMPRAVGLGEHPVAHFGRVPA is encoded by the coding sequence ATGGCACCGTCCAAGACGCTTCTTTCCGCCCGCAAGCGCGACGCCGCCCGGTTGACGCGCGGTCTGCGCGGCATCGCCGTCTTCCTGTTCATCGTCTCCGGCCTCATCAACCTGCTGGCCCTGACGGGCTCGTTCTACATGATGCAGGTCTACGATCGTGCCTTGACGAGCGGCAGCATCCAGACCCTGGCGGCGCTTTCGGCACTCGCCATCGGCCTCTATCTCTTCCAGGGATGCTTCGACGTCATTCGCTCGCAGGTGCTGGTGCGCGTCGGGGCGCGCTTTGACAATCAGATCGCGCCGATAGCCCATCGCGTCACCATCGACATGCCGCGCCTGGGTTTTTCGACTGCGGAGGCGATGGAGCGTGGCCGCGACGTCGATACCGTCCGCAGCTTTCTCGGCGGGCAGGGGCCGGGCGCCCTGTTCGACCTTCCCTGGATCCCGCTCTATCTCGCGTTCGTCTATTTCCTGCACCCCTGGCTCGGCGGGCTGACGCTCGCCGGAGCCGTCGTGCTGACCATGCTGACATTGCTCAGCGAGGTCCTGACCCGCCGCATCAACAGCGAGACGCGGCAGGCATCCGTCGCACGCGGCGCCATTGCCGACAGTAACGCCCGCAACGCCGAGGTGCTGAAGGCGATGGGCTTCGCGCCGCGCGCCGTCGCGCGCTTTGACGAGATCAATCGCGAGCACCTCGCCCTTCAGACCCGGTCGAGCGATCTTGGTGGCACCTTCGGCGCGATCTCGCGCGTTCTGCGCATGATCCTGCAATCGGCGACGTTGGGGCTCGGCGCCTATCTCACCATCAAGGGCGAGCTTTCGGCCGGCGCGATCATCGCGGCGTCGGTTGCCTCTGCCCGCGCGCTGGCGCCGGTTGATCTGGCGATCGCCAACTGGAAGCCCTTCGTCGCCGCACGCATGGCGTTCCAACGCCTGCGCGAGACGATGACGGCGCTCAGCAAGGCGGTCGAGCCGATGGAACTGCCGGCACCCCGCCAGTCGCTGAAGATCGACAAGATCACCGTCGCGGCGCCGGGCAGCGGCCAGGTGCTGCTGAGCGACGCAAGCTTCGATGTTCAGGCAGGCAAGGCGGTCGGCATCATCGGGCCGAGCGGCGGCGGCAAGACCACGCTCGTGCGGGCGATCACCGGCATCTGGCCGATCCTGCGCGGTGCCGTGCGGCTCGATGGCGCGGAGCTGGAGCAATGGCCGGAGGAAACCATCGGCCACCATCTCGGCTATCTGCCGCAGGAGGTCGCGCTGCTCGATGCTACCGTCGAGGAAAACATCTCGCGTCTGGCCGAATCGGCTGACCCGGCCAAGGTCGTCGAGGCGGCCACCGCCGCCGGTATCCACGAGATGATCCTGCGCCTGCCGCTGGGCTACAAGACGCAGCTCGGGCCACAGGGCACAGCCCTCTCCGCGGGCCAGCGTCAGCGCATCGGCCTGGCGCGGGCGCTCTATGGCAATCCGTTCCTCGTCATCATGGACGAGCCCAACTCCAATCTCGACGGTGAGGGAGAGGCCGCGCTCACGGCCGCAATCGAGCAGGTCAAGGCGCGCGGCGGCATCGTCCTCATCGTCGCGCACCGCCCGAGCGCGCTGCAGGCGGTCGATGATGTCGGCCTGATCCAGGGCGGCAAGCTCGTCGCCTTCGGCCCGCGCGACAAGATCCTCGCACCGGCACAGCCGCGCGTCGGGACGTCGGCCGCACCGAGCGCGCCAGCTCCCGCACCTGCTGCGGCGCCTTTCAACGGTGAGCGCGGCGTTTCCATGCCACGGGCCGTCGGTCTCGGCGAGCATCCGGTCGCCCATTTCGGACGGGTGCCGGCATGA